The Candidatus Limnocylindria bacterium genome has a window encoding:
- the acnA gene encoding aconitate hydratase AcnA — translation MTDFKSASLPDSQLRYVPLSQAGDVARLPITVKILLEGVLRAAANGKAADRDATALAKYPAAPPPDATVPFRPSRILLQDYTGVPAAVDLAAMRAAMQRAGKDLAQIEPLIPVDLIIDHSVQADFFGAKDVYERNLEREYERNRERYSLLRWAGQAFKTFRVVPPGAGICHQVNLERLAEVVVVRDGVAMPDTLFGADSHTTMINGLGVLGWGVGGIEAEAAMLGQPTYLPWPVVVGVKLVGKLPIGTTATDLVLTLTELFRKKGVVNKFIEFAGDGLSSLAVAERATVANMCPEYGATSALFPVDRQTLRYLEQTGRPPSLIELVERYAKAQGMFRSDGAPTPAFDELIEVDLGSVKPSVAGPKRPQDRVDLPMIWDSFTSPNPTKGITVPGHTEGPKPVNDAAPTLVRPATAATAAVADKPRDLMVSDGSVVVAAITSCTNTSNPSVMIAAGLLAKKAIERGLAVKPHVKTTFAPGSRVVTRYLEAAGLTPFLEQLGFFLVGFGCTVCIGNTGPLATPEIEQEVKDHDLNVVSILSGNRNFEGRIHPLVKSSYLASPPLVVAFALAGTIHIDLQDQPIGNGKNGEPVFLKDLWPTPEEVNEVVGRAITQEMYATEYAKIFDGDRFWKTMPSPTGLSYRWDPSSTYVQEPPFFQNSSATPPATIPDIVGARVLVSVGDSVTTDHISPAGAIPAASPAGQYLISKGVKPVDFNQYGTRRGNHEVLIRGTFANIRLRNKLADKEGWWTRHFPSGEEMTIYDAAVRYQKERTPLIVFAGREYGSGSSRDWAAKGPNLMGVRAAIAESFERIHRSNLVMMGVLPLEFSPGETMASLGLTGQETFTIRGLGGLAPRARLTVEATSVDGKKTSFQVLARVDDPTDVEYVRQGGILQQVLRERIAAA, via the coding sequence ATGACCGATTTCAAGAGCGCATCGCTGCCCGACTCGCAGCTCCGCTACGTGCCTCTCTCGCAAGCGGGCGACGTCGCGCGTCTGCCCATCACGGTGAAGATCCTCCTCGAGGGCGTTCTGCGCGCGGCCGCCAACGGCAAGGCGGCCGATCGCGACGCGACCGCACTGGCCAAATACCCAGCGGCGCCGCCACCGGACGCGACTGTCCCGTTCCGCCCGTCGCGCATCCTGCTGCAGGACTACACGGGGGTCCCAGCGGCGGTCGATCTGGCGGCGATGCGTGCGGCAATGCAGCGGGCGGGCAAAGACCTAGCGCAGATCGAACCGCTCATCCCCGTAGACCTGATCATCGACCACTCGGTCCAGGCCGACTTCTTCGGCGCGAAGGACGTCTACGAGCGCAACCTTGAACGTGAGTACGAGCGCAACCGCGAGCGCTATTCGCTTCTCCGCTGGGCCGGGCAGGCCTTCAAGACGTTCCGCGTCGTCCCGCCGGGCGCCGGCATCTGCCATCAGGTGAACCTCGAGCGTCTCGCGGAAGTCGTGGTGGTGCGCGACGGCGTCGCGATGCCGGACACGCTCTTCGGCGCCGACTCGCATACGACGATGATCAACGGACTCGGAGTGCTTGGATGGGGCGTTGGGGGCATCGAGGCCGAGGCCGCGATGCTCGGTCAGCCGACGTACCTGCCGTGGCCCGTCGTCGTCGGCGTGAAGCTCGTGGGCAAGCTACCGATCGGCACGACCGCGACGGATCTGGTGCTCACTCTCACCGAGCTCTTCCGGAAGAAGGGCGTCGTGAACAAGTTCATCGAGTTCGCCGGCGACGGCCTCTCGTCGCTCGCGGTCGCCGAGCGCGCGACCGTCGCGAACATGTGTCCTGAGTACGGCGCGACCAGCGCGCTGTTTCCGGTCGATCGTCAGACACTTCGCTATCTCGAGCAGACCGGGCGGCCGCCTTCTCTCATCGAGCTCGTCGAGCGCTACGCGAAGGCGCAGGGCATGTTCCGGTCGGACGGCGCTCCGACACCGGCGTTCGACGAGCTCATCGAGGTCGACCTCGGCTCGGTGAAGCCGTCGGTGGCCGGACCGAAGCGGCCACAGGACCGCGTCGATCTTCCTATGATCTGGGACTCGTTCACCAGTCCCAATCCAACGAAGGGCATCACCGTCCCTGGCCACACCGAAGGGCCGAAGCCCGTGAACGACGCCGCCCCGACGTTGGTGCGTCCGGCGACGGCCGCGACCGCCGCAGTTGCGGACAAACCGCGCGACCTTATGGTCAGCGACGGATCCGTCGTCGTGGCCGCGATCACGAGCTGCACGAACACCTCGAACCCATCGGTGATGATCGCGGCCGGCCTTCTCGCGAAGAAGGCGATCGAGCGCGGTCTCGCGGTCAAGCCGCACGTGAAGACGACGTTCGCGCCGGGCTCGCGCGTCGTGACGCGCTATCTCGAGGCGGCGGGGCTCACGCCATTTCTCGAGCAGCTCGGTTTCTTCCTGGTGGGCTTCGGATGCACAGTTTGCATCGGGAACACGGGTCCGCTCGCGACGCCCGAGATCGAGCAGGAGGTCAAGGATCACGACCTCAACGTCGTCTCCATCCTGTCCGGGAACCGCAACTTCGAGGGCCGCATCCACCCGCTCGTGAAGTCGAGCTACCTCGCGTCGCCACCGCTGGTCGTCGCGTTCGCGCTTGCCGGCACCATCCATATCGACCTGCAGGACCAGCCGATCGGCAACGGCAAGAACGGAGAGCCAGTCTTCCTGAAGGATCTCTGGCCGACACCCGAAGAGGTGAACGAGGTCGTTGGCAGGGCGATCACGCAGGAGATGTACGCGACCGAGTACGCGAAGATCTTCGACGGCGACCGCTTCTGGAAGACGATGCCCTCACCCACCGGTCTCTCCTATCGGTGGGACCCGAGCTCGACCTACGTGCAGGAGCCGCCGTTCTTCCAGAACTCCTCGGCGACGCCGCCGGCAACGATCCCAGACATCGTCGGCGCACGCGTACTCGTGTCCGTCGGCGATTCCGTCACCACCGACCACATCTCGCCGGCGGGCGCGATCCCGGCCGCGAGCCCCGCCGGGCAGTACCTGATCTCGAAGGGAGTGAAGCCCGTCGACTTCAACCAGTACGGCACGCGGCGCGGGAACCACGAGGTCCTCATTCGCGGCACGTTCGCGAACATCCGTCTGCGGAACAAGCTCGCCGACAAAGAAGGCTGGTGGACGCGCCACTTCCCATCCGGCGAGGAGATGACGATCTACGACGCGGCGGTCCGCTACCAGAAAGAGCGGACACCGCTCATCGTGTTCGCGGGCAGGGAGTACGGCTCCGGCAGCTCGCGCGACTGGGCAGCGAAGGGACCGAACCTGATGGGCGTGCGCGCCGCGATCGCGGAGTCGTTCGAACGGATCCACCGTTCGAACCTCGTGATGATGGGCGTCCTGCCGCTCGAGTTCTCACCTGGCGAGACGATGGCGTCGCTCGGGCTCACCGGTCAGGAGACGTTCACGATCCGCGGGCTCGGTGGGCTCGCGCCGCGCGCGCGGCTTACGGTCGAGGCAACGTCAGTGGACGGGAAGAAGACGTCGTTCCAGGTGCTCGCGCGGGTCGACGATCCGACCGACGTCGAGTACGTGCGCCAAGGCGGGATCCTTCAGCAGGTACTTCGGGAGCGGATCGCGGCGGCCTAG
- a CDS encoding malate dehydrogenase: MKKLNVVVTGATGQVAYALLPRIAAGEMFGPETEVDLRLSDIPQMIDKAKGVVMELEDGAYPLLSRVSASADRAETHHEVDWVLLVGSVPRGPGMERGDLIRKNGPIFVEEGKAIAQHAAQGVHVVVVGNPCNTNCLIARANARSITNDRWSAMTRLDQNRARSLIAKKAGARVRDVKKLAIWGNHSATLYPDFTNATVNGKAAADAIDRAWLENDFISAVQQRGAAVIAARGASSAFSAAQALIDHVRSLVTPTPPGDCFSAAVVSDGSYGVPEGLVSSFPLHSKGDGGYELVRGVKLDRFATEKIAATVAELVKERDLVKDLLA; this comes from the coding sequence ATGAAGAAGCTCAACGTCGTCGTCACTGGCGCGACCGGACAAGTCGCCTACGCACTGCTCCCACGCATCGCGGCCGGCGAGATGTTCGGCCCGGAGACGGAGGTCGACCTGCGTCTTTCCGACATACCGCAGATGATCGACAAAGCGAAGGGCGTCGTGATGGAGCTCGAGGATGGCGCGTACCCGCTGCTTTCCCGCGTCAGCGCGAGCGCCGACCGGGCCGAGACGCATCACGAGGTGGACTGGGTCCTGCTCGTCGGTAGCGTTCCGCGGGGCCCGGGCATGGAGCGCGGCGACCTCATCCGGAAGAACGGACCGATCTTCGTGGAGGAAGGCAAGGCGATCGCGCAGCACGCCGCACAAGGCGTGCACGTCGTCGTCGTCGGCAATCCCTGCAACACGAACTGCCTCATCGCTCGCGCCAACGCGCGGAGCATCACCAACGACCGCTGGAGCGCGATGACGCGGCTCGACCAGAACCGCGCGCGCTCGCTCATCGCGAAAAAGGCCGGCGCGCGCGTGAGGGACGTGAAGAAGCTCGCGATCTGGGGCAATCACAGCGCTACCCTCTATCCGGACTTCACGAACGCCACCGTGAACGGCAAGGCGGCGGCGGACGCGATCGACCGCGCCTGGCTGGAGAACGACTTCATCTCCGCGGTGCAGCAGCGCGGCGCGGCTGTGATCGCGGCGCGCGGCGCATCGAGCGCGTTCTCGGCCGCGCAGGCCCTCATCGATCACGTGCGCAGCCTTGTGACGCCCACGCCACCCGGAGATTGCTTCAGCGCCGCGGTGGTCTCCGACGGCAGCTACGGCGTACCGGAGGGTCTTGTCTCCTCGTTCCCGCTCCACTCGAAGGGCGACGGCGGATACGAGCTCGTCCGCGGCGTGAAGCTCGACCGCTTCGCGACGGAGAAGATCGCGGCGACCGTCGCGGAGCTCGTGAAGGAGCGTGATCTGGTGAAGGATCTGCTCGCATGA
- a CDS encoding RidA family protein, whose translation MPLQDPKNPRRYMHSTSTKYEFQFGYSRAVRHGRVVRVAGTAGLDENGQVVSDDVVDQMRRAIEIMKAALEDLGSSLEEVIMTRIYVHDVHDIDRVAVVHGEVFRDIRPATTIVRVDFIDARILVEIEAEAVFGGADEFPDGKANPKK comes from the coding sequence ATGCCACTCCAGGATCCAAAGAACCCTCGCCGCTACATGCACTCGACATCCACGAAGTACGAATTCCAGTTCGGCTACTCGCGCGCCGTTCGGCACGGACGGGTCGTCCGCGTCGCCGGTACCGCGGGCCTCGACGAGAACGGCCAGGTCGTTTCGGACGACGTGGTCGATCAGATGCGGCGCGCGATCGAGATCATGAAGGCCGCACTCGAGGACCTCGGCTCATCGCTCGAAGAGGTGATCATGACGCGCATCTACGTCCACGACGTCCATGACATCGACCGCGTCGCGGTCGTCCACGGCGAAGTGTTTCGCGACATCCGTCCCGCTACGACCATCGTGCGGGTCGACTTCATCGATGCCCGGATCCTCGTCGAGATCGAGGCAGAGGCCGTGTTCGGCGGCGCGGACGAATTCCCGGACGGAAAGGCGAACCCGAAGAAATGA
- a CDS encoding isocitrate/isopropylmalate dehydrogenase family protein, with translation MTHRITLIPGDGTGPEIVDATRRAIEATGVAIEWDIHDIGLPALQRLGDPFPKSALDSIRRNKVGLKGPLTTELGTGMRSVNVALRKEFDLYANLRPAKTYPGVQAPMGNIDLVVVRENIEDLYAGIEFDLGTPELARVRAVIEKEAHTKIREDAAIAIKYISVMGSTRIVKFAFDYAVANGRRKVTAVHKSNIMKFADGLFLRIAREVAQLYPTIEFEDRIVDNMCMQLVQKPDLYDVLVLPNLYGDIVSDLVAGLAGGLGVAPGANIGENGVAVFEAIHGSAPKYAGQNKVNPMALMLAGVLMLKHISERDAADRLERAIAAVVAEGKDVTYDLKRERDDPTAVGTREFADAVIKRMKG, from the coding sequence CTGACTCATCGCATCACCCTCATCCCAGGCGACGGCACGGGTCCGGAGATCGTCGACGCGACCCGCCGCGCGATCGAAGCGACAGGTGTGGCGATCGAATGGGACATCCACGACATCGGCCTGCCCGCGCTGCAGAGGCTCGGCGATCCGTTCCCCAAGAGCGCGCTCGACTCGATCCGCCGTAACAAGGTGGGACTCAAGGGTCCGCTCACGACCGAGCTCGGCACCGGGATGCGCTCGGTGAACGTCGCGCTGCGCAAGGAATTCGACCTCTACGCCAACCTGCGCCCAGCGAAGACGTATCCAGGGGTCCAGGCTCCGATGGGCAACATCGATCTCGTCGTCGTGCGCGAGAACATCGAAGACCTCTACGCCGGCATCGAGTTCGACCTCGGCACGCCGGAGCTCGCACGGGTCCGCGCCGTCATCGAGAAGGAGGCGCACACGAAGATCCGCGAGGACGCCGCTATCGCGATCAAGTACATCAGCGTGATGGGCTCGACGCGCATCGTGAAGTTCGCGTTCGACTATGCGGTGGCGAACGGCCGCCGCAAGGTGACCGCGGTGCACAAGTCGAACATCATGAAGTTCGCGGACGGGCTGTTCCTGCGCATCGCGCGCGAGGTGGCGCAGCTCTACCCGACCATCGAGTTCGAGGACCGCATCGTCGACAACATGTGCATGCAGCTCGTCCAGAAGCCGGACCTCTACGACGTCCTTGTGCTGCCGAACCTCTACGGTGACATCGTGAGCGACCTCGTCGCGGGGCTCGCCGGCGGGCTTGGTGTCGCTCCTGGCGCGAACATCGGCGAGAACGGTGTCGCTGTCTTCGAGGCGATCCACGGGTCGGCCCCGAAGTACGCCGGCCAGAACAAGGTGAACCCGATGGCGCTCATGCTGGCGGGCGTGCTGATGCTGAAGCACATCTCGGAGCGCGACGCGGCCGACAGGCTGGAGCGCGCGATCGCGGCCGTCGTCGCGGAGGGAAAGGACGTCACGTACGACCTCAAGCGCGAACGGGACGATCCGACCGCGGTCGGCACGCGCGAGTTCGCCGACGCGGTCATAAAGAGGATGAAGGGCTGA